One genomic window of Microbacterium testaceum StLB037 includes the following:
- a CDS encoding sugar phosphate isomerase/epimerase family protein: MSLPIPSVQLYTLAAEFTADPGGSLDRLAAIGLRNVEAFDFVRRPAEIRAALDASGLASPTGHAPLLSDELWTPDGSIPTPAPEVVFEAAAQIGMSTVIDPFVDPARWMTADGIADIAERLNKAADVASTFGLNVGYHNHAQEFLIDVDGKSGFEHFVSLTDERVAIELDLFWALTGGQDVPALVQRLGSRLVAVHVKDGIVPVPNPFAPDADRSATRQLDQRRPGEGQVPLVEAMQGAADVKYAVIEYDQAPGDVFDDIAASYAFLLEKGLAA; the protein is encoded by the coding sequence ATGTCGCTCCCTATCCCCTCCGTTCAGCTCTACACGCTGGCCGCAGAATTCACCGCCGACCCGGGCGGCTCGCTCGACCGCCTCGCCGCGATCGGCCTCCGCAACGTCGAGGCGTTCGATTTCGTGCGCCGTCCCGCGGAGATCCGTGCGGCCCTGGATGCCAGCGGCCTGGCCTCCCCGACCGGACACGCCCCGCTGCTCTCGGACGAACTGTGGACTCCCGACGGCTCGATCCCCACCCCGGCTCCCGAGGTGGTCTTCGAGGCCGCCGCGCAGATCGGCATGTCGACCGTGATCGACCCCTTCGTGGACCCGGCGCGCTGGATGACCGCCGACGGGATCGCCGACATCGCCGAGCGTCTGAACAAGGCGGCCGACGTGGCCTCCACCTTCGGACTCAACGTCGGGTACCACAACCACGCGCAGGAGTTCCTGATCGACGTCGACGGCAAGAGCGGCTTCGAGCACTTCGTGTCGCTGACCGACGAGCGCGTCGCGATCGAACTCGACCTGTTCTGGGCGCTCACCGGCGGCCAGGACGTGCCGGCCCTCGTGCAGCGTCTCGGGTCGCGGCTCGTGGCCGTGCACGTCAAGGACGGCATCGTCCCCGTGCCCAACCCCTTCGCTCCGGATGCCGACCGCAGCGCCACGCGACAGCTCGACCAGCGTCGTCCCGGCGAGGGCCAGGTTCCCCTCGTCGAGGCCATGCAGGGTGCCGCCGACGTCAAGTACGCGGTCATCGAGTACGACCAGGCCCCCGGTGACGTGTTCGACGACATCGCCGCCAGCTACGCGTTCCTCCTCGAGAAGGGTCTCGCCGCGTGA
- a CDS encoding TetR/AcrR family transcriptional regulator: protein MTSDDEAEAPASEGDDRLGRSGAYTKGVARRQEILDRAIHVFAERGAEGASLRSIARALGVSHAALLHYFDSREQLLVAVYDHAAKSTPSAPDATALSSLTDSAENNTSVPGLVELYTTLVATSLKADSATAREYFTDRFARLREELADRLRAEQADGRVRADCDPDQVAALLIAASDGLQVQWLLEPSMPLADVLGALGGLLAPPR, encoded by the coding sequence GTGACCAGCGACGACGAGGCCGAGGCCCCCGCCAGCGAGGGCGACGACCGCCTCGGACGCTCCGGCGCCTACACGAAGGGCGTCGCGCGACGGCAGGAGATCCTCGACCGCGCGATCCACGTCTTCGCAGAACGCGGGGCGGAGGGAGCCTCGCTCCGGAGCATCGCGCGGGCGCTCGGCGTCTCGCACGCGGCGCTCCTGCACTACTTCGACTCGCGCGAGCAACTGCTCGTCGCGGTCTACGACCACGCGGCGAAGTCGACGCCGAGCGCCCCCGACGCGACCGCCCTGTCGTCGCTCACCGACTCCGCCGAGAACAACACCTCGGTCCCCGGCCTCGTCGAGCTCTACACGACGCTCGTCGCCACCTCGCTCAAGGCCGACAGCGCGACCGCCCGCGAATACTTCACCGACCGCTTCGCCCGCTTGCGCGAGGAACTCGCCGATCGGCTCCGCGCCGAGCAGGCCGACGGCCGCGTCCGCGCCGACTGCGACCCCGACCAGGTCGCCGCGCTGTTGATCGCGGCCTCCGACGGCCTGCAGGTGCAGTGGCTGCTCGAGCCCTCGATGCCCCTCGCCGACGTGCTCGGCGCTCTCGGGGGCCTGCTCGCACCGCCGCGCTGA
- a CDS encoding LacI family DNA-binding transcriptional regulator, which produces MAVKIKDVAAHAGVSVGTVSNVLNGRDTVSPAVVARVRASIDALGYVRNDAARQLRAGRSRAIALIVLDVGNPFFAAVARGAEARAAADGYVVLLGSSGADADQERLYLDQFREQRVAGVLLTPADAGGDVVEHLAAAGIPVVLVDEQTPGDDVCTVSVDDVEGGSLAVAHLLAQGRRRIAFVAGPLTTRQVADRLTGARRAVGEVEGATLEIIETDAMTVLAGRAAGEGLRERDDRPDAVFAANDLLAVGVLQALTMLGDIRVPDDIALVGYDDIDFAAATVVPLTSVRQPAEALGSTAVDLLLRQLDGGVDPAERQVRFRPELVVRASSG; this is translated from the coding sequence ATGGCGGTCAAAATCAAGGACGTCGCCGCGCACGCCGGCGTCTCGGTGGGCACCGTCTCGAATGTGCTCAACGGTCGCGACACCGTGTCGCCCGCGGTCGTCGCGCGCGTCCGCGCCTCCATCGACGCCCTCGGCTACGTGCGCAACGACGCCGCCCGCCAGTTGCGCGCCGGCCGGAGCCGCGCGATCGCGCTGATCGTGCTCGACGTGGGCAACCCCTTCTTCGCCGCCGTCGCCCGCGGCGCCGAAGCGCGCGCCGCCGCCGACGGATACGTCGTCCTCCTCGGATCCAGCGGCGCCGACGCCGACCAGGAACGCCTCTACCTCGATCAGTTCCGCGAGCAGCGGGTCGCCGGGGTTCTTCTCACGCCTGCCGACGCCGGCGGAGACGTCGTGGAGCATCTCGCGGCCGCCGGCATCCCGGTCGTCCTCGTCGATGAGCAGACCCCCGGCGACGACGTCTGCACCGTCTCGGTCGACGACGTCGAGGGGGGCTCCCTCGCGGTGGCGCACCTGCTCGCCCAGGGCCGACGGCGTATCGCGTTCGTGGCCGGCCCCCTCACCACCCGACAGGTCGCCGACCGCCTCACCGGCGCTCGTCGCGCGGTCGGCGAGGTCGAGGGCGCGACCCTTGAGATCATCGAGACGGATGCCATGACCGTCCTCGCCGGCCGCGCCGCCGGCGAGGGGCTGCGCGAGCGCGACGACCGACCGGACGCGGTGTTCGCCGCCAACGACCTCCTCGCGGTGGGCGTGCTGCAGGCGCTCACGATGCTCGGCGACATCCGCGTGCCCGACGACATCGCCCTCGTCGGCTACGACGACATCGACTTCGCCGCCGCGACCGTGGTGCCCCTCACCTCGGTGCGACAGCCCGCCGAGGCCCTCGGCTCGACCGCGGTCGACCTTCTGCTGCGCCAGCTCGACGGCGGCGTCGACCCGGCCGAGCGGCAGGTGCGGTTCCGCCCGGAGCTCGTGGTGCGGGCATCGAGCGGTTGA
- a CDS encoding bifunctional rhamnulose-1-phosphate aldolase/short-chain dehydrogenase: protein MTTSTAHELVERSNRLGSDPKVTNYAGGNTSAKGTDIDPVTGEPVELLWVKGSGGDLGTLTEKGLAVLRLDRMRALVDVYPGIEREDEMVAAFDYCLHGKGGAAPSIDTAMHGLVDAAHVDHLHPDAGIAIATAADGEELTQKIFGDKVVWVPWRRPGFQLGLDIAAIKEENPQAIGTILGGHGITAWGDTSEEAECNSLWIIDTAQAYIDEHGAAEPFGGVRAGFAALPEAERRAKAAALAPTIRGLASTDKPMVGHFTDADVVLDFLASEKAPALAALGTSCPDHFLRTKVKPLILDLPADASVEEAIARLKELHVAYRTDYQAYYDAHATADSPAIRGADPLIVLVPGVGMFSYGANKQTARVAGEFYVNAINVMRGAEALSTYSPISDAEKFRIEYWALEEAKLQRMPKPKTHQGRIAFVTGAASGIGKAIATRLAAEGACVVVADLDLEKARAVAAELGSTDVAIGVAANVADAEGVQAAIDATVLAFGGIDLVVNNAGLSLSKPLLETTEKDWDLQHDVMAKGSFLVSKAAAKALIAQGMGGDVIYISSKNSVFAGPNNIAYSATKADQAHQVRLLAVELGEYGVRVNGINPDGVVRGSGIFAAGWGANRAATYGVDEKDLGQFYANRTILKREVVPENVADAVFVLTGPELSRTTGLHVPVDSGVAAAFLR from the coding sequence ATGACCACCTCCACCGCGCACGAGCTCGTCGAGCGCAGCAATCGCCTCGGCTCCGACCCCAAGGTCACCAACTACGCCGGCGGCAACACCTCCGCCAAGGGCACCGACATCGACCCCGTCACCGGCGAGCCGGTGGAGCTGTTGTGGGTCAAGGGCTCGGGCGGAGACCTGGGCACGCTCACCGAGAAGGGGCTCGCCGTCCTGCGCCTCGACCGCATGCGCGCGCTCGTCGATGTGTACCCCGGGATCGAGCGCGAAGACGAGATGGTCGCCGCGTTCGACTACTGCCTGCACGGCAAGGGCGGGGCGGCTCCCTCGATCGACACCGCGATGCACGGACTCGTGGATGCCGCGCACGTCGACCACCTGCACCCCGACGCGGGGATCGCGATCGCGACCGCCGCCGACGGCGAGGAGCTGACGCAGAAGATCTTCGGCGACAAGGTCGTGTGGGTGCCGTGGCGTCGTCCCGGCTTCCAGCTGGGGCTCGACATCGCCGCGATCAAGGAGGAGAACCCGCAGGCGATCGGCACGATCCTCGGTGGCCACGGCATCACCGCGTGGGGTGACACCTCCGAGGAGGCCGAGTGCAACAGCCTGTGGATCATCGACACCGCGCAGGCCTACATCGACGAGCACGGTGCGGCCGAGCCGTTCGGCGGGGTGCGCGCGGGCTTCGCCGCTCTGCCCGAGGCCGAGCGTCGCGCGAAGGCGGCGGCGCTGGCCCCGACGATCCGCGGGCTCGCCTCGACCGACAAGCCCATGGTCGGTCACTTCACCGACGCCGACGTCGTGCTCGACTTCCTGGCATCCGAGAAGGCTCCCGCCCTGGCCGCGCTCGGCACGAGCTGCCCGGACCACTTCCTGCGCACCAAGGTGAAGCCGCTGATCCTCGACCTGCCCGCCGACGCGTCGGTGGAGGAGGCGATCGCGCGGCTGAAGGAGCTGCACGTCGCCTACCGCACGGACTACCAGGCGTACTACGACGCGCATGCCACCGCCGACAGCCCGGCGATCCGCGGCGCCGACCCGCTCATCGTGCTCGTCCCGGGCGTCGGCATGTTCTCGTACGGCGCGAACAAGCAGACCGCGCGCGTGGCGGGCGAGTTCTACGTCAACGCCATCAACGTCATGCGCGGCGCCGAGGCCCTCTCGACCTACTCTCCGATCTCGGATGCCGAGAAGTTCCGCATCGAGTACTGGGCGCTCGAGGAGGCCAAGCTCCAGCGCATGCCGAAGCCCAAGACGCACCAGGGTCGGATCGCGTTCGTCACGGGTGCGGCATCCGGAATCGGCAAGGCCATCGCGACCCGCCTCGCCGCGGAGGGTGCGTGCGTCGTCGTCGCCGACCTCGACCTCGAGAAGGCGCGAGCGGTCGCCGCCGAGCTCGGCTCGACCGACGTCGCGATCGGGGTCGCGGCGAACGTGGCGGATGCCGAGGGCGTGCAGGCCGCGATCGACGCCACCGTGCTCGCGTTCGGGGGCATCGACCTCGTCGTGAACAACGCCGGTCTCTCGCTGTCGAAGCCGCTGCTCGAGACCACCGAGAAGGACTGGGACCTGCAGCACGACGTCATGGCCAAGGGCTCGTTCCTCGTGTCGAAGGCGGCGGCCAAGGCCCTCATCGCGCAGGGCATGGGGGGAGATGTCATCTACATCTCGTCGAAGAACTCCGTGTTCGCCGGTCCGAACAACATCGCCTACTCGGCGACCAAGGCCGACCAGGCGCACCAGGTGCGCCTGCTCGCGGTCGAGCTCGGCGAGTACGGGGTGCGCGTCAACGGCATCAACCCCGACGGGGTCGTGCGTGGCTCGGGCATCTTCGCCGCCGGCTGGGGCGCGAACCGCGCCGCCACTTACGGCGTCGATGAGAAGGACCTCGGTCAGTTCTACGCCAACCGCACGATCCTCAAGCGCGAGGTCGTGCCCGAGAACGTCGCCGACGCGGTGTTCGTGCTGACCGGCCCCGAGCTCTCGCGCACGACCGGCCTGCACGTGCCCGTCGACTCGGGCGTCGCGGCGGCGTTCCTGCGATGA
- a CDS encoding alpha-hydroxy acid oxidase, producing MVQRQLPKVGELLELMQFKKPELDARKRRLDAALTIGDLRAIAKRRTPKAAFDYTDGAAEGELSLDRARRAFEDVEFHPDILRPANEVDTSCEILGGPSALPFGIAPTGFTRLMQTEGETAGASAAAAAGIPFTLSTLGTTSIEGVKAANPVGRNWFQLYVMKQREISYGLVERAAKAGFDTLQFTVDTPIAGARLRDKRNGFSIPPQLTVGTIVNAIPRPWWWYDFLTTPKLEFASLSTTGGTVGELLNAAMDPTISYDDLDIIRGMWPGKLVVKGVQNVQDAARLVDLGVDGIVLSNHGGRQLDRAPIPFRLLPHVVREVGKDATVMVDTGIMNGADIVASIALGAKFTLIGRAYLYGLMAGGREGVDRTIAILRSEIERTMTLLGVSSLAELEPRHVTQLTRLVPVAGQGVDARV from the coding sequence ATGGTGCAGCGACAGCTCCCCAAAGTCGGCGAGCTCCTCGAGCTCATGCAGTTCAAGAAGCCGGAACTCGACGCGCGCAAGCGCCGCCTCGACGCCGCGCTCACGATCGGTGACCTGCGCGCGATCGCCAAGCGGCGCACGCCCAAGGCGGCCTTCGACTACACCGACGGCGCCGCCGAGGGCGAGCTCTCGCTCGACCGCGCCCGCCGCGCGTTCGAGGACGTCGAGTTCCACCCCGACATCCTTCGGCCGGCGAACGAGGTCGACACCTCGTGCGAGATCCTCGGCGGCCCCTCGGCTCTGCCGTTCGGCATCGCGCCCACCGGCTTCACCCGCCTGATGCAGACCGAGGGCGAGACCGCGGGGGCGTCCGCGGCGGCGGCCGCCGGCATCCCGTTCACCCTGTCGACCCTCGGGACGACCTCGATCGAGGGGGTGAAGGCCGCCAACCCCGTCGGCCGCAACTGGTTCCAGCTGTACGTGATGAAGCAGCGCGAGATCTCGTACGGTCTGGTCGAGCGCGCCGCGAAGGCCGGGTTCGACACGCTGCAGTTCACCGTCGACACCCCCATCGCCGGCGCGCGTCTGCGCGACAAGCGCAACGGCTTCTCGATCCCGCCGCAGCTCACCGTCGGCACGATCGTCAACGCGATCCCGCGTCCGTGGTGGTGGTACGACTTCCTCACCACGCCCAAGCTGGAGTTCGCCTCCCTCAGCACGACCGGCGGCACCGTCGGCGAGCTGCTGAACGCGGCGATGGACCCGACGATCAGCTACGACGACCTCGACATCATCCGCGGCATGTGGCCGGGCAAGCTCGTCGTGAAGGGTGTGCAGAACGTCCAGGATGCCGCGCGCCTGGTCGACCTCGGCGTGGACGGCATCGTGCTCTCGAACCACGGCGGGCGTCAGCTCGACCGCGCGCCGATCCCGTTCCGCCTGCTGCCCCACGTCGTGCGCGAGGTGGGTAAGGACGCCACGGTCATGGTCGACACCGGCATCATGAACGGCGCCGACATCGTGGCATCCATCGCCCTGGGCGCGAAGTTCACGCTCATCGGCCGCGCGTACCTCTACGGTCTGATGGCCGGCGGTCGCGAGGGCGTGGACCGCACGATCGCGATCCTGCGCAGCGAGATCGAGCGCACGATGACCCTCCTCGGCGTCTCGTCGCTCGCCGAGCTCGAGCCGCGGCACGTCACCCAGCTCACGCGGCTGGTGCCGGTGGCGGGCCAGGGGGTCGACGCGCGCGTCTGA
- a CDS encoding L-rhamnose mutarotase, with product MPARVCFELRVRPELIDEYVARHTPVRADMLAEIAAAGRRNYSLFLGEGGRLIGYYETDDDAAAQAYLAASPIAAAWEAEMAPYFLGLEGRPDQAATPLTEVFHLADQLAGVAGAAHDGTAHDGTTRPGTTRPGTTRTVTAHTNAALTDDARPETTASAPTESTPS from the coding sequence ATGCCCGCCCGTGTCTGCTTCGAACTCCGCGTTCGACCTGAGCTGATCGACGAGTACGTCGCCCGGCACACGCCGGTCCGCGCCGACATGCTCGCCGAGATCGCCGCCGCCGGACGCCGCAACTACTCCCTGTTCCTCGGAGAGGGCGGGCGGCTCATCGGTTACTACGAGACCGACGACGACGCGGCCGCCCAGGCCTACCTCGCCGCCTCTCCCATCGCCGCGGCGTGGGAGGCGGAGATGGCCCCGTACTTCCTCGGCCTCGAGGGGCGTCCCGATCAGGCCGCCACCCCGCTCACCGAGGTCTTCCACCTCGCCGACCAGCTCGCCGGTGTCGCCGGCGCCGCACACGACGGCACCGCACACGACGGCACCACCCGCCCCGGCACCACCCGCCCCGGCACCACCCGAACCGTCACCGCGCACACCAACGCCGCGCTTACCGACGACGCGCGCCCCGAGACCACGGCATCCGCCCCGACCGAAAGCACCCCCTCATGA
- the rhaI gene encoding L-rhamnose isomerase, which produces MTTLSPEILSTLEAQAIELPSWAFGNSGTRFRVFPTAGTPRDPFEKIADAAEVNRLTALAPTVALHIPWDLVDDYTALRRHAEDLGVKLGTVNSNTFQDEDYKFGALTHHDERIRRKAIDHHLECIDVMDATGSRDLKIWLAEGSNYPGQNDMRGRQDRLQDSLQQIYARLGDDQRLVLEYKFFEPSFYHTDVPDWGTSYAQVAALGDKAMVCLDTGHHAPGTNIEFIVMQLLRLGKLGSFDFNSRFYADDDLIVGAADPFQLFRILTEVVRGGGLNNPDVAFMLDQCHNIEDKIPGQIRSVLNVQEMTARALLIDRDALDAAQQANDVLGANAVLMDAFYTDVRPALAEWRESRGLPADPMAAFAASGYLPRIAEERVGGTQAGWGA; this is translated from the coding sequence ATGACGACGCTGTCTCCCGAGATCCTCTCGACCCTCGAAGCCCAGGCCATCGAACTGCCCTCGTGGGCCTTCGGCAACTCCGGCACGCGGTTCCGCGTGTTCCCCACCGCCGGCACCCCGCGCGACCCGTTCGAGAAGATCGCGGATGCCGCCGAGGTCAACCGCCTGACCGCCCTCGCCCCCACGGTGGCCCTGCACATCCCGTGGGATCTCGTCGACGATTACACCGCCCTCCGCCGCCACGCGGAGGACCTCGGCGTGAAGCTCGGCACCGTCAACTCCAACACGTTCCAGGACGAGGACTACAAGTTCGGCGCCCTCACCCACCACGACGAGCGCATCCGCCGCAAGGCCATCGACCACCACCTGGAATGCATCGACGTGATGGATGCCACGGGCTCACGCGATCTGAAGATCTGGCTGGCGGAGGGCTCGAACTACCCCGGTCAGAACGACATGCGCGGCCGCCAGGACCGCCTGCAGGACTCGCTGCAGCAGATCTACGCGCGCCTCGGCGACGACCAGCGTCTCGTGCTGGAGTACAAGTTCTTCGAGCCGTCGTTCTACCACACCGATGTTCCGGACTGGGGGACGTCGTACGCCCAGGTCGCCGCCCTCGGCGACAAGGCGATGGTCTGCCTCGACACCGGTCACCACGCGCCGGGCACGAACATCGAGTTCATCGTCATGCAGCTGCTGCGCCTCGGAAAGCTCGGCTCGTTCGACTTCAACTCGCGCTTCTACGCTGACGACGACCTCATCGTGGGTGCGGCCGACCCGTTCCAGCTCTTCCGCATCCTCACCGAGGTCGTGCGCGGGGGCGGCCTGAACAACCCCGACGTGGCCTTCATGCTCGACCAGTGCCACAACATCGAGGACAAGATCCCCGGCCAGATCCGCTCGGTGCTGAACGTGCAGGAGATGACGGCGCGCGCGCTCCTCATCGACCGCGACGCCCTGGATGCCGCGCAGCAGGCGAACGACGTGCTCGGTGCGAACGCGGTGCTCATGGACGCCTTCTACACGGACGTGCGCCCGGCCCTCGCCGAGTGGCGGGAGTCGCGGGGCCTTCCCGCCGACCCGATGGCCGCGTTCGCGGCATCCGGATACCTGCCCCGCATCGCCGAAGAGCGCGTCGGCGGCACCCAGGCCGGCTGGGGCGCCTGA
- the rhaS gene encoding rhamnose ABC transporter substrate-binding protein produces the protein MFAFTRKTRVGTAAAALTLAVTLLATGCSGGAGGGSSEGGDGGNLSITFLPKNLGNPYFETSNKGGEEAIKEFGGTFEQVGPSEATPTSQVQYIQTAAQQGVGGLVISANDPSAICDALDEARSAGVKVVTFDSDTDAKCRDLFINQATADGIAKVQVDLVAKQIGDAGQVAILSAAANATNQNTWIELMKKDFAANHPNIELVDVVYGDDDDQTSFDRTAALLQTYPNLKGIVSPTTVGIAAAGRYLSTSEYKGKVALTGLGTPNQLREYVQDGTITSFALWNPADLGYLSAYATKALIDGTITGKEGDTFEAGKLGSFTVGADATVLLGDPYVFDASNIGNFDF, from the coding sequence ATGTTCGCATTCACCCGCAAGACCCGCGTCGGCACCGCTGCCGCCGCCCTGACCCTGGCGGTCACCCTCCTCGCCACCGGCTGCTCCGGCGGCGCCGGCGGAGGCTCGAGCGAGGGAGGCGACGGCGGCAACCTGTCGATCACGTTCCTCCCGAAGAACCTCGGCAACCCGTACTTCGAGACCTCGAACAAGGGTGGCGAAGAGGCCATCAAGGAGTTCGGCGGCACCTTCGAGCAGGTCGGCCCCAGCGAGGCGACGCCCACCTCGCAGGTGCAGTACATCCAGACCGCGGCCCAGCAGGGTGTGGGCGGGCTCGTCATCTCGGCGAACGACCCCTCCGCCATCTGCGACGCTCTCGACGAGGCCCGCAGCGCCGGGGTGAAGGTCGTGACCTTCGACTCCGACACCGACGCGAAGTGCCGCGACCTCTTCATCAACCAGGCCACGGCCGACGGCATCGCCAAGGTGCAGGTCGACCTGGTCGCGAAGCAGATCGGCGACGCCGGTCAGGTGGCCATCCTCTCGGCGGCCGCGAACGCGACGAACCAGAACACCTGGATCGAGCTCATGAAGAAGGACTTCGCCGCCAACCACCCGAACATCGAGCTCGTCGACGTCGTCTACGGCGACGACGACGATCAGACCTCGTTCGACCGCACCGCGGCCCTGCTGCAGACCTACCCCAACCTCAAGGGCATCGTCTCGCCGACCACCGTCGGCATCGCCGCGGCCGGTCGTTACCTCTCGACCTCGGAGTACAAGGGCAAGGTCGCGCTGACCGGTCTCGGTACGCCGAACCAGCTGCGCGAGTACGTGCAGGACGGCACCATCACCTCGTTCGCCCTGTGGAACCCGGCCGACCTCGGGTACCTGTCGGCGTACGCGACGAAGGCGCTGATCGACGGCACCATCACGGGCAAGGAGGGCGACACCTTCGAGGCCGGCAAGCTCGGCTCGTTCACCGTCGGCGCCGACGCCACGGTGCTCCTGGGCGACCCCTACGTGTTCGACGCCTCCAACATCGGGAACTTCGACTTCTGA
- a CDS encoding rhamnulokinase yields the protein MSGTSSGSAAGEGGGVAAAASGAPVPAAGASAPAAGAPAAQAPGAVRAVAAVDLGATSGRVMIGRVGDGVLELEQVARFPNGPVERADGWHWDIEALWDHVRAGLVEALRREPGIESVGIDSWAVDYGLLGADGLLAEPFHYRDERTARGVDAVHGIVPFEELYRRNGLQFLPFNTLYQYAADPQLAAAETSLLIPDLLAERLTGRRVAERTNASTTGLVDVHTGEWDLALAEVLGIPSLVLPPLVDPGETIGRARGLGDVPVVAVGSHDTASAIVAVPLSSPNAAYISCGTWGLVGLELDAPIVTDAARAANFTNEGGVDGRVRFLHNVTGLWLLSETVRAWAERDGVAVDLPALLAAAAVEPAPARLFDADDPSLSTPGDMPARIATLLGMPEPGVAERAAFARVIVESIADAFARTLRTAGELAGRDIDAVHLVGGGALNALLCQATADRSGVPVLAGPVEATALGNVLVQARALGCFGADASLEELRDRVASAFPAVRFDPRS from the coding sequence ATGAGCGGGACGTCGTCGGGCAGCGCCGCCGGAGAGGGCGGAGGCGTGGCGGCCGCGGCCTCGGGAGCTCCGGTACCCGCGGCCGGAGCCTCGGCCCCCGCGGCGGGTGCGCCCGCCGCCCAGGCGCCCGGCGCCGTCCGCGCCGTCGCCGCCGTCGATCTCGGGGCCACGAGCGGCCGCGTGATGATCGGGCGGGTCGGCGACGGGGTGCTCGAGCTCGAGCAGGTCGCGCGGTTCCCCAACGGCCCGGTCGAACGCGCCGACGGTTGGCACTGGGACATCGAGGCGCTGTGGGATCACGTGCGCGCAGGGCTCGTCGAGGCCCTCCGCCGCGAGCCCGGCATCGAGAGCGTCGGCATCGACTCGTGGGCCGTCGACTACGGCCTGCTCGGTGCGGACGGCCTGCTCGCCGAGCCGTTCCACTACCGCGACGAACGCACGGCGCGCGGGGTGGACGCGGTGCACGGCATCGTCCCGTTCGAGGAGCTGTACCGTCGCAACGGCCTGCAGTTCCTCCCGTTCAACACGCTGTACCAGTACGCCGCCGACCCGCAGCTGGCCGCCGCCGAGACGAGCCTGCTCATCCCCGACCTCCTCGCCGAGCGGCTCACCGGCCGCCGGGTCGCCGAGCGCACGAACGCCTCGACCACGGGGCTCGTCGACGTGCACACGGGGGAGTGGGACCTCGCTCTCGCCGAGGTGCTCGGCATCCCTTCGCTCGTCCTGCCGCCCCTGGTCGATCCCGGGGAGACGATCGGACGCGCGCGCGGGCTGGGCGATGTCCCGGTGGTCGCGGTCGGCTCGCACGACACCGCCTCGGCGATCGTCGCCGTCCCCCTGTCGTCGCCGAATGCCGCGTACATCTCCTGCGGGACCTGGGGGTTGGTCGGGCTCGAGCTCGATGCGCCGATCGTGACGGATGCCGCCCGCGCGGCGAACTTCACGAACGAGGGAGGCGTGGACGGGCGCGTGCGCTTCCTCCACAACGTCACGGGCCTGTGGCTGTTGAGCGAGACCGTGCGGGCGTGGGCGGAGCGCGACGGCGTCGCGGTCGACCTCCCCGCGCTCCTGGCGGCCGCCGCCGTCGAACCGGCGCCCGCGCGTCTCTTCGACGCCGACGACCCCTCGCTGTCGACGCCCGGAGACATGCCGGCGCGCATCGCGACCCTGCTCGGGATGCCGGAACCCGGCGTCGCGGAGCGCGCCGCCTTCGCGCGGGTCATCGTCGAGAGCATCGCGGACGCCTTCGCGCGAACGCTGCGGACGGCGGGGGAGCTCGCGGGGCGCGACATCGATGCCGTGCACCTCGTCGGCGGGGGAGCGCTCAACGCGCTGCTGTGCCAGGCGACCGCGGACCGCAGCGGAGTACCCGTGCTCGCGGGTCCGGTCGAGGCCACCGCGCTCGGCAACGTCCTGGTCCAGGCGCGCGCCCTCGGCTGCTTCGGCGCCGACGCGTCGCTCGAAGAGCTGCGCGATCGCGTGGCATCCGCTTTCCCCGCGGTCAGATTCGATCCCCGCTCCTGA